Proteins from one Verrucomicrobiaceae bacterium genomic window:
- a CDS encoding DUF1501 domain-containing protein — translation MTRRHALQSAACGFGALALDGIATAASLPRGLHHTPRAKRVIFLFMHGGPSQVDTFDFKPLLSQMDGKKLPFAPAKNLDPSSTSQAKLLGSPWKFSQHGESGLWGSDLFPEVSKRLDDLCVIRSMQSKGQSHGQAVCMMHTGADNFVRPSIGSWISYGLGSENADLPAFVSISPAATHGGPRNYGSAFLPAAHQGTTVGRAGRLGKDATFRFLDASGDSADQNRKLTLLQAMNREHLQRTRHAPVEGMIQSMELAFRMQREAPGVMDIENEPAHIKALYGIGDSVTDNYGRQCLLARRFAEAGVRYIQVSTPNVWDQHSDLIKGHSKNAAAVDRPIAGLLTDLKQRGLLEDTLVVWGGEFGRTPIVQGANGRDHNPQGFTMWLAGGGVKSGHAYGETDEFGYYAVKDKVHMHDLHATILHLLGIDHLKLTYRYAGRDFRLTDVYGEVVTGLFA, via the coding sequence ATGACGCGTCGCCACGCTCTGCAAAGCGCCGCCTGCGGATTCGGGGCATTGGCGCTCGATGGCATCGCCACGGCGGCTAGTTTGCCGCGTGGGCTGCACCACACGCCACGGGCGAAGCGGGTGATCTTTCTCTTCATGCATGGCGGTCCGTCGCAGGTGGATACTTTCGACTTCAAGCCGCTGCTCTCGCAGATGGATGGCAAAAAACTACCCTTCGCTCCGGCAAAGAATCTCGATCCATCGTCCACCAGCCAAGCAAAGCTGCTCGGTTCGCCATGGAAATTCTCGCAGCATGGTGAGAGCGGCCTGTGGGGCAGCGACTTGTTCCCCGAGGTGTCGAAACGCCTGGATGACCTCTGTGTCATCCGCTCCATGCAGAGCAAAGGCCAGTCGCACGGCCAGGCAGTGTGCATGATGCACACTGGCGCGGACAATTTCGTGCGTCCGTCCATCGGCTCCTGGATCAGCTATGGTCTGGGCAGTGAAAATGCGGACCTGCCAGCCTTTGTGAGCATCAGCCCCGCTGCGACGCATGGTGGGCCGCGGAATTACGGCAGCGCTTTCCTGCCAGCGGCGCATCAGGGCACCACCGTCGGTCGTGCTGGGAGGCTCGGCAAAGACGCCACCTTCCGTTTCCTCGATGCCAGTGGTGATTCCGCCGATCAGAATCGAAAGCTCACTCTGCTCCAAGCGATGAACCGTGAGCACCTCCAGCGCACGCGCCACGCACCCGTCGAGGGCATGATCCAGAGCATGGAGCTGGCCTTTCGCATGCAGCGTGAGGCTCCCGGCGTGATGGACATCGAAAACGAGCCCGCGCACATTAAAGCGCTCTACGGCATCGGTGATAGCGTGACAGACAACTACGGTCGCCAGTGCCTGCTCGCGCGGCGTTTTGCCGAAGCAGGCGTGCGCTACATCCAGGTCAGCACCCCGAATGTCTGGGACCAGCACAGCGACCTCATCAAAGGCCATAGCAAAAATGCCGCCGCCGTGGATCGCCCCATCGCTGGCCTGCTCACCGATTTGAAGCAGCGCGGCCTGCTGGAGGATACGCTCGTCGTCTGGGGTGGTGAATTCGGCCGCACGCCCATCGTGCAGGGCGCGAACGGCCGTGATCACAATCCCCAGGGCTTTACCATGTGGCTCGCTGGCGGTGGGGTGAAAAGTGGCCACGCGTACGGCGAGACGGACGAGTTCGGCTACTACGCCGTGAAGGATAAAGTCCACATGCACGATCTCCACGCCACCATCCTGCATCTTCTGGGCATCGATCACTTGAAGCTGACGTATCGCTATGCCGGAAGAGATTTCCGCCTCACCGATGTGTATGGTGAGGTGGTGACGGGGCTTTTTGCCTGA
- a CDS encoding RDD family protein codes for MAAPTRLDTLQPVELADGVEIKLRVAGPAVRSTAWLIDLLIFCAGVFALLLFLNLFVAQWIGFEMSQGFTALVLFVSVWFYNVFFEASRWGRTPGQKAMKIRVVSLTGGPVTVSQAVLRNFLRVIDFMPFMYLTGFLACLFTRRFQRLGDLVAGTVMVYADPPPVTLNQTQIHAERRAPPVVLTREEQAALLQFIERAPHWSDERRVELANVVEPLTQSIGHEGLSRLCGMALWLQEPEKKDSFTRLKV; via the coding sequence ATGGCAGCACCGACACGCCTGGATACCTTGCAACCTGTGGAACTCGCGGACGGCGTGGAGATTAAGCTACGTGTGGCGGGTCCGGCAGTGCGCAGCACGGCTTGGCTCATTGATCTGCTGATTTTTTGCGCCGGTGTCTTCGCGTTGCTGCTGTTTCTGAATCTGTTTGTGGCGCAGTGGATTGGTTTTGAGATGTCCCAGGGCTTCACGGCGCTGGTTCTCTTTGTCAGCGTGTGGTTTTATAATGTGTTCTTCGAGGCCAGCCGCTGGGGCCGCACTCCTGGGCAAAAGGCGATGAAAATCCGCGTCGTCAGCCTCACCGGTGGCCCCGTCACGGTCTCCCAGGCGGTGCTGCGGAATTTTCTGCGCGTGATCGACTTCATGCCCTTCATGTATCTCACGGGCTTCCTCGCCTGCCTCTTCACGCGGCGGTTTCAGCGCCTCGGTGACTTGGTCGCTGGCACCGTGATGGTTTATGCCGATCCACCGCCGGTGACGCTGAATCAGACCCAGATCCATGCCGAGCGCCGTGCGCCGCCCGTGGTGCTCACACGCGAGGAGCAGGCTGCGCTGCTCCAGTTCATCGAGCGTGCTCCACACTGGTCCGATGAGCGCCGGGTGGAGCTAGCCAATGTGGTGGAGCCACTCACGCAGTCGATCGGCCATGAGGGCCTGAGCCGACTCTGCGGCATGGCGCTCTGGCTTCAGGAACCCGAGAAAAAAGACAGCTTCACGCGGCTCAAAGTCTAA
- a CDS encoding stage II sporulation protein M produces MTPSQFEKHILPRWQRLQHLIEVAETPSRRAEADVTVLPAAFREVSHDLSVAQHRMSPQRTVQRLNELVIRGYRVLERRTAGGAESFLNMILVTFPQLVRAEWRLFWWCSAVVYVPFLALLFLTPHYPEWAMALLGPDGMADAEQMYGEGADLIEELRGKFGSDFAMFCFYIWNNVSIDFRCFAGGLLGGVGALLVLLFNGIYLGAFAGYIWYAGDPTNFWLWVCGHGPLEMTGMVISGVAGFRLGLSILKPGRMLRREALVLAGRRALPLIIGAAVMTTLAAVIEGFWSPRQFSPLIKHSFGAVQWAIIAAFFLFAGRRGAATHAA; encoded by the coding sequence ATGACACCTTCGCAGTTCGAAAAACACATCCTCCCGCGCTGGCAGCGACTCCAGCACCTCATCGAGGTGGCAGAGACGCCCTCCCGGCGTGCTGAGGCAGATGTGACCGTGCTCCCAGCCGCTTTTCGCGAAGTCAGTCATGATCTCAGTGTCGCCCAGCATCGCATGAGCCCGCAGCGCACCGTGCAGCGTCTCAATGAGCTGGTCATCCGTGGCTACCGCGTGCTGGAGCGCCGCACTGCGGGCGGAGCAGAGAGCTTCCTCAACATGATCCTCGTCACCTTCCCGCAGCTCGTGCGTGCGGAGTGGCGGCTCTTCTGGTGGTGCAGCGCGGTGGTGTATGTGCCCTTCCTCGCGCTGCTTTTTCTCACTCCGCACTATCCAGAGTGGGCCATGGCGCTACTCGGACCCGATGGCATGGCCGATGCCGAGCAAATGTACGGCGAAGGAGCGGATCTCATCGAGGAGCTGCGCGGGAAATTCGGCTCCGACTTCGCCATGTTCTGCTTTTACATTTGGAACAACGTCAGCATCGACTTCCGCTGCTTCGCGGGTGGGCTACTCGGTGGCGTGGGTGCCCTGCTGGTGCTGCTTTTTAATGGCATCTACCTCGGTGCTTTTGCTGGCTACATCTGGTATGCAGGTGATCCTACCAATTTCTGGCTCTGGGTCTGCGGGCACGGGCCACTGGAGATGACAGGCATGGTGATCTCCGGTGTCGCAGGCTTTCGGCTGGGGCTCTCCATTTTAAAACCGGGACGCATGCTGCGGCGTGAGGCGCTGGTGCTCGCGGGACGTCGTGCGCTGCCGCTCATCATCGGCGCTGCCGTCATGACCACGCTCGCAGCAGTGATCGAAGGCTTCTGGTCACCGCGCCAGTTCTCACCACTCATCAAGCATAGCTTCGGAGCCGTGCAGTGGGCCATCATCGCGGCGTTTTTCCTTTTCGCAGGAAGGAGGGGCGCAGCGACACATGCGGCTTGA
- a CDS encoding DUF4129 domain-containing protein — MTVVLRPRLPWEAVDLGCAMVRRDFARLAALWACTVFPVWALLCVFLPHSPMLVGFLIWWLKPLYDRVPLFFLSRAAFGARPGLWETLKKWPRLWFTNFLPALLWRRLSFIRSFAMPAQMLEGLRGAAVRKRVKTLSMDGGSSGVFVSYAFLKLEAVMWIALLFTTYDFLPEDWQIDSSAIFTAPQAAGLDRPALLWWSNACYMLAVSFVELFYVGAGFGLYLNCRTRIEGWDVELAFRKLAARLRPVTTVLAALGMLTLLFSPISSQAAEDANSDQPAKIAKRILESPDFTVHKTKKWEWIPDFDVDKPNVDFSFVGMIGEVLFWLLVTAAVAWVVWFIVRNVHLLRAPSLGGKIDTYQAPKVIMGMNITRESLPDDIVAAALAAWDAGNAREALSLLYRGSLSWLVIQRRVPIRDSDTEEDCLHHVRVAAPANEAGFFESITGAWVQTAYATIPLQRGDITALCAAWPFGKTQASGSNSPAVRVATVALCALLSALSLSSCKGKWEEVEKTTGYQGKARVNPFLAAERMLDELGHDASRRLYLGELPSNDAVIILSGEGGVSEGRTTQILDWVDNGGHLIYCLSGCRAYNDHASGLELGMSILEDVIEKEGDLLLKRLDIEITKWDPEHFSKSIEATAKRIVKEGKKLEKELPKAPADSKATDSKKSDPNKKTIQPTEMLKEAGKLVDALVEDQMATFDLKWRDQNYTLKLAGFHSLSLKRKLGAAEFAVGEKENAAALHLVHGSGRVTVLPHARPFRNRWIAEHDHARWLADLMMYGNYQDSREVRFIAAATSSFIALLWDRGWMPLCTLAACILFWLWRHMPRFGPLAPVQLDDTRHFASHVASLGHFYWRMRRPEVLLKAARDAVWEKLRAHHPDIDPYAPETSPTFIQSIATRCDLPTDRVKAAFDMPPTQQAHHLITLLRDLQLMRSKL; from the coding sequence ATGACCGTGGTGCTCCGCCCACGCCTGCCGTGGGAGGCTGTCGATCTCGGCTGCGCGATGGTGCGGCGTGATTTCGCACGCCTCGCTGCGCTATGGGCCTGCACCGTCTTTCCTGTCTGGGCCCTGCTTTGCGTGTTTCTGCCGCACTCCCCGATGCTTGTTGGTTTTCTCATTTGGTGGCTAAAGCCGCTCTATGACCGCGTGCCGCTCTTTTTCCTGAGTCGGGCCGCATTCGGTGCGCGCCCAGGTCTGTGGGAGACGCTCAAAAAGTGGCCGCGCCTCTGGTTCACGAATTTTCTGCCCGCGCTGCTCTGGCGGCGACTTTCATTCATCCGCAGCTTTGCCATGCCCGCGCAGATGCTGGAGGGCCTGCGCGGCGCTGCCGTGCGCAAGCGTGTCAAAACTCTCTCCATGGATGGTGGCAGCTCCGGCGTATTCGTTTCCTACGCCTTTTTAAAGCTGGAGGCCGTGATGTGGATCGCGCTACTCTTCACCACCTATGATTTTCTGCCAGAAGACTGGCAGATCGATTCGAGTGCTATCTTCACGGCTCCGCAGGCCGCAGGCCTAGATCGGCCCGCACTGCTCTGGTGGTCGAATGCCTGCTACATGCTCGCGGTGAGCTTTGTGGAGCTTTTTTATGTGGGAGCAGGCTTCGGGCTCTACCTGAACTGCCGCACTCGCATCGAAGGCTGGGACGTGGAACTCGCTTTTCGCAAGCTCGCCGCTCGTTTGCGGCCTGTGACGACCGTTTTGGCCGCGCTGGGCATGCTGACGCTGCTTTTTAGCCCCATCAGCTCCCAAGCCGCAGAGGATGCCAACAGCGATCAACCCGCGAAAATCGCCAAACGCATCCTCGAGAGTCCTGACTTCACCGTTCACAAAACAAAAAAGTGGGAATGGATACCAGACTTCGATGTCGATAAACCAAACGTCGATTTCAGCTTCGTCGGGATGATCGGCGAGGTTCTGTTTTGGCTCCTCGTCACTGCGGCAGTCGCGTGGGTCGTGTGGTTCATCGTGCGCAATGTGCATCTGCTCCGTGCACCCTCACTCGGTGGGAAAATAGATACCTACCAGGCCCCGAAAGTCATCATGGGCATGAACATCACCCGCGAGAGCCTGCCGGACGACATCGTCGCTGCTGCGCTCGCCGCTTGGGATGCAGGGAATGCCCGTGAGGCACTCAGCCTCCTCTATCGCGGCTCACTTTCCTGGCTCGTCATCCAGCGCCGTGTGCCCATCCGTGACAGCGATACGGAGGAGGACTGCCTCCATCACGTCCGCGTTGCAGCACCTGCGAATGAGGCAGGATTCTTTGAGTCCATCACGGGAGCTTGGGTGCAGACCGCCTACGCCACCATCCCGCTTCAGCGTGGTGACATCACCGCACTCTGCGCAGCATGGCCCTTCGGCAAAACTCAAGCGTCGGGCAGCAACAGCCCCGCAGTCCGCGTCGCTACGGTGGCACTTTGCGCCCTGCTTTCCGCACTCAGCCTCTCTTCCTGCAAAGGCAAATGGGAGGAAGTGGAGAAAACCACCGGCTATCAGGGCAAAGCACGTGTGAATCCCTTCCTCGCCGCCGAGCGCATGCTCGATGAGCTCGGCCATGATGCCTCCCGCAGGCTCTACCTCGGAGAATTGCCATCGAATGATGCCGTCATCATCCTCTCAGGCGAAGGCGGCGTCTCCGAAGGCCGCACCACGCAGATACTCGATTGGGTCGATAATGGCGGTCACCTCATCTACTGCCTCAGTGGTTGCCGCGCCTACAATGATCATGCCTCTGGCCTGGAGCTCGGCATGAGCATCCTCGAAGACGTCATTGAAAAGGAGGGCGACCTACTGCTCAAGCGCCTCGACATCGAAATAACAAAGTGGGACCCCGAACACTTCTCAAAGTCCATCGAGGCCACCGCCAAGCGCATCGTCAAAGAAGGCAAAAAGCTCGAAAAAGAGCTCCCCAAGGCCCCAGCAGACTCCAAAGCCACCGACTCGAAAAAAAGCGATCCCAACAAGAAAACAATCCAACCCACCGAGATGCTCAAAGAGGCCGGAAAACTCGTCGATGCGCTCGTGGAGGACCAAATGGCCACCTTTGACCTCAAGTGGCGCGATCAAAACTACACCCTTAAGCTCGCTGGATTTCACTCCCTGTCTCTAAAGCGGAAACTCGGTGCCGCAGAGTTCGCCGTCGGTGAAAAAGAAAATGCTGCGGCACTCCATCTCGTCCACGGCAGTGGCCGCGTCACCGTGCTGCCGCACGCACGCCCTTTTCGCAATCGCTGGATCGCTGAGCACGATCACGCACGCTGGCTGGCCGATCTCATGATGTATGGCAACTACCAGGACTCGCGTGAGGTGCGCTTCATCGCCGCTGCTACCTCCAGCTTCATCGCCTTGCTCTGGGATCGCGGCTGGATGCCGCTCTGCACACTCGCCGCCTGCATCCTTTTCTGGCTCTGGCGTCACATGCCGCGCTTTGGCCCATTAGCCCCCGTGCAACTCGATGACACGCGGCACTTTGCTAGCCACGTCGCATCATTAGGCCACTTCTATTGGCGCATGCGCCGCCCAGAGGTGCTGCTGAAAGCCGCCCGTGATGCCGTGTGGGAAAAACTCCGCGCTCATCATCCCGATATCGATCCGTATGCACCGGAGACCAGCCCAACTTTCATCCAAAGCATCGCCACACGCTGCGATCTGCCCACAGACCGTGTCAAAGCCGCCTTTGACATGCCGCCGACGCAGCAGGCGCATCACCTCATCACATTGCTGCGTGATTTGCAGCTCATGCGCAGCAAGCTGTGA
- the trmD gene encoding tRNA (guanosine(37)-N1)-methyltransferase TrmD codes for MRIDVLTLFPEIVTVPMGASIMGRAQEKAALELHVHDLRQHGMGKHRHVDDTPYGGGQGMVIRPEPMWAALEQIDRPAARIVLMSPAGRRFDQATARRLSAEEHLIFISGHYEGIDQRVIDHWVDEELSLGDYVLTNGAIAAVVVMDAIVRLLPGVLGHEMSAVEESFGENGLLEAPQYTKPAEWAGLRVPDVLLGGNHAQIAAWRQAQSIERTRAIRPDLLAPPTPRA; via the coding sequence ATGCGCATCGACGTCCTCACTCTTTTCCCAGAAATCGTCACCGTCCCGATGGGGGCGAGCATCATGGGCCGAGCGCAGGAGAAAGCAGCGCTCGAACTGCATGTGCATGATCTCCGCCAGCATGGCATGGGCAAGCACCGACACGTCGATGACACACCCTACGGCGGTGGGCAGGGCATGGTCATCCGCCCAGAGCCCATGTGGGCCGCGCTGGAGCAGATCGACAGGCCCGCCGCACGGATCGTGCTCATGTCACCGGCTGGGAGGCGCTTTGATCAGGCCACTGCACGGCGATTGAGTGCGGAGGAGCATCTCATCTTCATCTCCGGTCATTACGAAGGCATCGACCAGCGAGTCATCGATCACTGGGTCGATGAAGAGCTCAGTCTCGGCGATTACGTACTCACCAACGGTGCCATCGCCGCCGTTGTCGTCATGGATGCCATCGTGCGCCTACTCCCCGGCGTGCTAGGGCATGAAATGAGTGCTGTGGAAGAGAGTTTCGGTGAAAACGGCCTGCTAGAAGCCCCGCAATACACCAAACCCGCCGAGTGGGCCGGACTGCGCGTGCCAGATGTGCTCCTGGGTGGCAATCACGCCCAAATCGCCGCCTGGCGCCAAGCACAGTCCATCGAGCGCACACGAGCGATACGCCCAGATTTGCTCGCTCCACCAACTCCACGAGCATGA
- the dacB gene encoding D-alanyl-D-alanine carboxypeptidase/D-alanyl-D-alanine-endopeptidase, with amino-acid sequence MKTICTLLFLLGLCSCRKEEVPQVLVDAPVAPIVPPRVEAPRAEIPPPSKTPLERALESFEHDPALRGAAVGFCLLDERGAVLGDLNASTAFIPASAIKTLTTATALEMLGPQFVFRTELRATAAPREGVIDGDVVLLGGGDPTLDDAALEAMAMELKQSGVQRITGRVRGDGSLFREALYNDHWNWGDIGNGYGSPVCGLNVNHNRWAALLMPGGRVGDAAALDPACQDAVPGVRLINEVKTGPAGSGDGVMMYGGEMVDTLRMRGTVPQQRELFQVHGALPDPVAAAVHFFVRGMQKAGIRIGGEKRPVATARHALLQHDSLPLADLVKHIHETSDNQETECVFRMLGVHGGRAPAEVIRAHWQPRGLDLQHLRLADGCGLARADYITPHDLAQVQHLAALGSAGGIYRDSLPARDGLRWKGGAMSAVRTWAGYVRVASGRELAFALMVNHFSDTAAVEQAKERLMRAVAVAQITPNNRR; translated from the coding sequence ATGAAGACGATTTGCACGCTCTTGTTCCTCCTAGGCCTCTGCTCTTGTCGCAAAGAAGAGGTCCCGCAGGTGCTGGTGGATGCACCGGTGGCCCCAATTGTGCCGCCACGAGTGGAAGCACCGCGAGCTGAAATACCGCCACCGAGCAAAACACCGCTGGAGCGGGCTCTGGAGTCCTTCGAGCATGATCCGGCGCTGAGGGGCGCTGCGGTGGGTTTTTGCCTGCTTGATGAGCGTGGGGCTGTATTGGGCGATTTGAATGCGAGTACGGCCTTCATCCCGGCTTCAGCGATCAAGACGCTGACGACGGCGACGGCGCTGGAGATGCTGGGGCCGCAGTTTGTCTTCCGCACGGAGTTGCGGGCCACAGCAGCACCGCGTGAGGGTGTGATCGACGGTGATGTGGTGCTGCTGGGCGGTGGTGATCCCACACTCGATGATGCCGCACTGGAGGCGATGGCGATGGAACTGAAGCAGAGTGGTGTGCAGCGCATCACTGGCCGTGTGCGCGGTGATGGCAGCCTTTTCCGAGAAGCTCTGTACAACGATCACTGGAACTGGGGCGACATCGGCAACGGCTACGGCAGCCCGGTGTGTGGGCTGAATGTGAATCACAATCGCTGGGCAGCGCTTTTGATGCCGGGAGGCCGTGTGGGCGATGCTGCGGCGCTCGATCCTGCCTGCCAAGATGCCGTCCCAGGTGTGAGATTGATCAATGAGGTCAAAACCGGCCCCGCAGGCTCTGGGGATGGTGTGATGATGTATGGCGGTGAGATGGTGGACACACTGCGGATGCGCGGAACGGTGCCACAGCAGCGCGAGCTCTTCCAAGTGCATGGTGCGCTGCCAGATCCGGTGGCTGCGGCGGTGCACTTTTTCGTCCGGGGCATGCAAAAGGCTGGAATCCGCATCGGGGGTGAAAAGCGGCCCGTCGCCACTGCGCGGCACGCTCTGCTCCAACATGATTCATTGCCGCTGGCAGACTTGGTGAAGCACATTCACGAGACTTCGGACAATCAGGAGACGGAGTGCGTCTTTCGCATGCTTGGTGTGCATGGTGGGCGTGCGCCAGCGGAGGTGATCCGCGCTCACTGGCAGCCTCGTGGGCTGGATTTGCAGCATCTGCGGCTAGCGGATGGCTGTGGGCTGGCCAGGGCAGATTACATCACGCCGCATGATCTGGCGCAGGTGCAGCATCTGGCGGCGCTGGGCAGTGCGGGTGGGATTTACCGTGATTCTTTGCCTGCGCGGGATGGGCTACGCTGGAAAGGCGGAGCGATGAGTGCGGTGCGCACCTGGGCAGGTTATGTACGAGTCGCGAGTGGCCGTGAACTGGCTTTTGCGCTGATGGTGAACCATTTCAGCGATACGGCGGCAGTGGAGCAGGCGAAGGAGCGGCTGATGCGTGCTGTGGCCGTGGCGCAGATCACTCCAAATAATCGCCGCTGA
- a CDS encoding Do family serine endopeptidase, which translates to MKKTTSILTLLAWSATALTAQQPAPPAPAPPPPAKPTVAPAPAPAPAASPTSKFESSLSKDSSALPNSGQLQMSYANVAEKILPSVVTIFNYSSGPAREMTADRVPPQMREFFYRFFGVPPGQDFGQDENEESNPFDPFGGNPRRRGQPRNDNNDNEQQPHGQRKNPEQRNGIGSGIIITADGYILTNNHVVEDGTRIEVLVTQGDSTKNYDAEIIGTDPASDVAIIKINAPGLKPATIGDSSKLRVGDIVLAAGAPMELSRSITQGIVSALGRSNGNIVGQGRKNGYEDFIQTDASINPGNSGGPLVDGLGRVIGINTAILSKSGMNAGIGFAIPINMALRIATDLLDDGEVQRGFLGVKITDVPSDLTKQFGLDGQSGALVAEITPDSPAEKAGLQVEDIVLSINGQKIDDSSRLRLIVSNTKPGTTLPLDVLRGGKHITINVTLEELSEEALAENGFSRPSLPKSKGKGASATVELVTGVTVQNLSPALRERYDVPENANGVVVTKIDPNSRAAAMGLEVGDVISQINRQPAADAAAARKLAENSDQSMLLRIIRKGDTMLLMLGNN; encoded by the coding sequence ATGAAAAAAACCACCTCCATCCTCACCCTCCTCGCCTGGAGTGCCACCGCACTCACCGCGCAGCAGCCAGCCCCACCAGCGCCTGCCCCTCCCCCACCGGCAAAGCCCACGGTGGCACCTGCGCCAGCTCCCGCTCCCGCAGCCTCTCCCACCTCGAAATTTGAGTCCAGTCTCTCCAAAGACTCATCCGCTCTCCCGAATAGTGGCCAGCTCCAGATGAGCTACGCCAATGTCGCTGAAAAAATCCTCCCCAGCGTCGTCACCATCTTCAATTACTCCTCTGGCCCCGCCCGCGAGATGACGGCAGACCGCGTGCCACCGCAGATGCGTGAGTTCTTCTACCGTTTCTTCGGTGTCCCTCCAGGCCAAGACTTCGGCCAGGATGAAAATGAAGAATCCAATCCCTTCGACCCCTTTGGTGGCAATCCACGCCGCCGCGGCCAGCCACGCAACGATAACAATGACAACGAACAGCAGCCCCATGGACAGAGGAAAAACCCTGAGCAGCGCAATGGCATCGGCTCCGGCATCATCATCACCGCAGATGGTTATATCCTCACCAACAACCACGTTGTCGAAGACGGCACACGCATCGAAGTCCTCGTCACCCAGGGCGACAGCACCAAAAACTACGACGCAGAGATCATCGGCACCGATCCCGCCTCTGATGTGGCTATCATCAAAATCAACGCCCCAGGCCTGAAGCCCGCCACCATCGGCGACAGCTCAAAGCTCCGCGTCGGTGACATCGTCCTCGCCGCAGGGGCTCCCATGGAGCTCAGTCGCAGCATCACCCAGGGCATCGTCAGCGCCCTCGGCCGCAGCAATGGCAACATCGTCGGACAGGGCCGCAAAAACGGCTACGAAGACTTCATCCAGACCGATGCCTCCATCAATCCGGGCAACTCCGGCGGCCCCCTCGTGGACGGCCTCGGTCGCGTCATCGGCATCAATACCGCCATCCTCTCCAAGTCTGGCATGAATGCGGGCATTGGATTCGCCATCCCCATCAATATGGCCCTACGCATCGCCACCGACCTGCTCGATGACGGCGAAGTCCAGCGTGGCTTCCTCGGCGTCAAAATCACGGACGTCCCATCTGATCTCACCAAGCAATTCGGGCTCGATGGCCAATCGGGTGCGCTCGTCGCCGAAATCACCCCCGACTCACCTGCCGAAAAAGCAGGCCTTCAGGTTGAAGACATCGTGCTGAGCATCAATGGCCAAAAGATCGACGATAGCAGCCGTCTCCGCCTCATCGTTAGCAATACCAAACCCGGCACCACCCTGCCCTTGGATGTCCTGCGTGGTGGCAAGCACATCACCATCAACGTCACCCTTGAGGAACTCTCCGAAGAGGCCCTCGCTGAGAACGGTTTCTCACGCCCCAGCCTGCCCAAGAGCAAAGGCAAAGGTGCCAGCGCCACCGTCGAGCTCGTCACGGGCGTCACCGTCCAAAACCTCTCCCCTGCCCTGCGTGAGCGTTACGACGTGCCAGAGAACGCCAATGGCGTCGTCGTCACCAAAATCGACCCCAACAGCCGCGCTGCGGCCATGGGGCTCGAGGTCGGTGACGTCATCAGCCAGATCAATCGCCAACCTGCCGCAGACGCAGCCGCAGCACGCAAACTCGCTGAAAATAGCGATCAAAGCATGCTCCTACGCATCATCCGCAAAGGCGATACCATGCTCCTCATGCTCGGGAACAATTGA
- a CDS encoding RES family NAD+ phosphorylase, with product MITRELRQPPAQDIFDQRDIPVFRTSVFGSIPWFRLSRVQYPNQFYASMGSRFTPASGQFPCVYLGESKETTVAEVWGDRFAAHRDHGSGIYVIPRPQAESWAYLEVKPMPDLRVCSLLDSDTRLAVGIDSGSIYAPDFSIPQLWAERIARHPLRLDGIYYRSRHTDRACFVLWSRADDPVPLEQRLTFTPAGDFHASDEAHILAGKVGIRLSFAW from the coding sequence ATGATCACACGCGAGCTCCGCCAGCCACCTGCGCAGGACATTTTTGACCAGCGTGACATCCCGGTATTTCGCACCTCGGTCTTCGGCAGTATCCCCTGGTTCCGCCTCAGCCGCGTGCAGTATCCGAATCAATTCTATGCCTCGATGGGCTCACGTTTCACGCCTGCCTCGGGTCAGTTCCCCTGTGTTTACCTGGGCGAATCGAAGGAAACCACCGTCGCTGAGGTGTGGGGAGACCGCTTTGCTGCACACCGTGACCACGGCAGCGGCATCTACGTCATCCCCAGGCCACAGGCTGAAAGCTGGGCCTATTTAGAGGTCAAACCCATGCCCGACCTGCGAGTGTGCAGCCTTCTGGACTCTGATACGCGTCTCGCTGTGGGTATCGACTCGGGCTCCATCTACGCACCGGATTTCAGTATTCCTCAACTCTGGGCCGAGCGCATCGCACGGCATCCGCTCCGGCTCGATGGCATCTACTACCGTAGTCGGCACACTGACCGTGCCTGCTTTGTGCTCTGGAGCCGTGCAGACGATCCCGTTCCATTGGAGCAGCGACTTACTTTTACTCCCGCGGGCGATTTCCATGCTTCTGATGAGGCTCACATCCTCGCAGGGAAGGTCGGCATCCGGCTTTCCTTTGCATGGTAA